The region TATCTTTGAATCCACCATTTGCACCGTTTGTCCAAACTTTGATACCGTTTCCTGGATTCATACCGAACCCGAAACCGATATGCCGAGTTGCCCCGCTCTGCCGGGTACCGAAGATAATAGCGTGTGCGTTTGGCAGTCTGTCGAGTTGCACCCATGCTGCCTGTGTCATCGCGCCTTCGAGATGGAAAGCAGCGTCGTCTTCAATAAGGACGTGATCTGCAGCCGCCCCAAATTGAAGGGCTTTGCCGAATTGTCTGTCAATCCATGTTGCGCCGCCCATCACTTCGCCTTCAAATCCGTTTGGTGAGAAGTCTTGTGTCACGGACCCCGAGCCTTCATCAAGCGACAGAACAAGCCCGTCCATTAAATCAGCGTGCGCGAATGCCGTCGTTATGAGTAGACAGAATGTGATTACTGAAAAAATTTTCATGGAGTCTCCTTAGTTACCTTAAATACCTTTAAAATAGGACTTACGCAAAGCGCAATTATGAAGATTAATTTATTAATTCAGTAATTTTCAACGTGCGATAAATCGCACTACTACGAACCGGTCCGTTTGTAGTAGGGCAATTTATTGCCCGTCAATTACCGAATCATTTTCTGAAACTTCATCATTGCGCTACTATGAACCGCGCGTGTTCCAAAAAACACGGATATTTTCAAGAAGTCGTGTTTGTGGTAAGATTTTAACAAATTTTGGTTTTTGTATCAACGCTAAAATGAGATTTTGAATTGTAGCATGGTTTCCTGTTAGGCTGTGCCCCGCGTCGGCGAAAAAAACTTGTCACCCATCGAAACAAATTGACGTTACTTATGGTAAGGTTTAGAATTAATTGGATACTTTGCATTGGCGAGGTTAGGAAACCTCGCCAGCAATGGTAAAGCACTTTGTGTCTATCTATTTTTGTTTCCACCATAAACCATATCAAAAAAATCTTGACAATTTTATGCTAAATGATGTATAATACACTTAATTTCAAGATTTTCTTGCATTTAATAGCTGTATCGTGTATAATTTTAACGTAACCGCAGCGGTTTTCGGTTTTGTGATAGCAGAGCAGTTGACTGGAATTGCGGTGCATTCAAAGAAAACTTGACAATTTTAGTTACATCCTGCATAATGTGCATGAGAACCTAAGAAGATACTTGGCAAGTTAATCGTAAATGGTCCATCATGTTCATGAGTGCTGAAAATTACTTGCATTTAAAATGTGTATTATGTATAATTTAGGGTAACCGAAAAAAGTTACCTTGACACAAAGGTTTCAATCGTTATTACGATTGAATGGAGAACAGGCAGAAATGTCTGCAAAGGAATGCGGGGCCTGCCCCGCGAACAGGCTTCGCACCTGTTGCCTCCAAAACGCGAGGCACGAACGACGCGAATGTAGTGCGGTAACCCACACACAGGCGCGTAGCGTCCCTGCTGTTAGCGCGGTGGGGGTTGATGAATGTGCTCGAGCACATCAACATAGTTTGTTTTAAAGTTTTTCAAACTTAACTTTAAGGAGAATTGAATAGATGAAAACGTTTTCACGTTTAAGTTCATTTGCTTACTTTGTCCTCGTTTTCTCGGGTATTGCGTTCATGCTTGTTGGTAATCTGGCTGATGCGCAACAGGATGGGCTGCTGGTCGAAACAAATAAGCAAGCAGGTGATTATGCTATAGGGGATACAGCAGAAGTGAGATTTACTGTGACACCTGAAGCTGAAATTACCCTCAATGTTTCATGGGTAGGTATCAATGTCACGTCTGTGGTTGGTCAAGGTGGAATTATTGCCGGCCCTCATACTTCGCCAGCAAGGTACACTACTGATGGTGATACAGGTCGTTTGGTTGTTACGGGTACTGTGATATCATCCGGTGCTCACGTTACAGCAGTTTGGCCTGAAGGGGGTAACAATGGTCTGGAGGCTCGGGCGCTTCTCGGTGGAAGCCCGGATGCTCCGAGGATTGTTGTGGGACCGCCTAATGTAAACGGCACGGGAACACGCTCGCCACTGCAGGTCGGCGATACCCTCACGCAACAGATTTGGGCTAGGGATTTTCTGCCACCAATCATTACCAGTGATTTATCGGCATGGCAAATGGAGATTACATACAATCCCCAGATACTTAGCCTCGTTTCAGTCACTGAAGGTGATTTTCTTGAAGAGGGCGGCATAGATGCCCTTTTTATGGCAGATACGAGAACTCGCGGTAAAATCAAGGCATATCAGGCTCGTATTGGACGACAAACTACTGATGGTGTTGAGACGCTTACGCCAGCCGTGCCGGGTGTCACTGGAAGCGGCTTGCTGCTAACAGTGGAATTTAAACTGTTGGAATTTGCAGAGGAAGCCTTGGGCTTGAGCAATATTCAACTCAGTGATTCACAACTGACCGCAATCACTGATAATGCCTCACAAGCAAGTCGAGAATCTTACCATGTTGTCGTCAATCCGATTGTTGCGACGAACAGGTTCCCGGCAGTGGATGTCAATCGTGATGGCATGGTTGATGTGATGGATCTGGTCGCCATAGCTGGTAGCCTTGGAAATGTCGCAAGTAATCCGAGGACAGATGTGAACAACGACGGTTTTGTCAATGCCCTTGATCTTATGGCAGTCGCTTCAAGTGCGTCATGGGGACAGGCAGTGGCAACTATTAACATCCGAAGCGCAAATAATCCGGATGCTGATGGTAGTGCCCCTGTTGCCAGCGTGGCGAACGTCACACCTGAAACGATTCAAGCGTGGATTGGACTCATACAGGTTGAGGACGATGGTTCCGCTATCTTTAATCTCGGTATCGCGAATCTTGAGGCACTTCTGGCTTCCAGAATTCCGAGTGAGACGAAGCTCCTGCTGAACTACCCGAATCCGTTCAACCCTGAAACGTGGATTCCGTATCAGTTGGCGAAAGCCACGGAAGTCACTGTGATGATCCATTCCATGAACGGTTCCCTGATTCGGACCATTGAATTAGGACATCAGGCAGCTGGCACTTATAAGAGCAAGAGCCAGGCGGCATATTGGGATGGTCGTAACGAACTCGGCGAGCAGGTGGCGAGTGGACTCTATTTCTATACGCTGACTGCTGGCGATTTCACAGCCACGCATAAAATGCTGGTTCGGAAGTAAATCTTGTTTCTATAGGTGCGTTTGAAAAATCGTATCTATGAACCCAATTAAAATCAGGCGATTGATGTGCATCTTTTGGATGTGTGTTGATCGCCTGATTTTTTTCTATAGGTATGTTGTTCTGCTGTGATTATCGGTATTCGGTAATTTGTCACCTCTGGCGGATGCCCAAACTTGTTTGGGCCCGTGTGTATGCTCCCGAACAAGTTCGGGCTTCCAAGAATAGCAATATTACCGAATTAAAAAATTAATTCTTCATTCAGTTTGCCAAAACTCCACACTCCAGCGGAGTGCTATGTCTTAGATCCCCCAAGAGGCTAATAAATCATCTTCCTTTAATTAGAAATGGTGTTAGCATTCACCGTAGCATTTGAAGGGGCTGCTTGTATGATGGGAATGACGTAGCTCCGAATGCTCACACCAGCCACGGTTTCCGTCTCTACGCGAGTTTCCGGTTTTTGACGGTGATCAAAGACGACGTAATAGCCTTCCTTTACACCTTCCAATTTGAGATACGCCGCCAGTTGCTGTTTGCCTGCCTGATAAGACCTATTGCCTTCCCAAATCTTTGTTTCAACGATATATTTTCGCTGATTGTGTAGGAGCACGAGGTCCATCCTGCCACGGCCTGTTTGGACTTCGAGAAACATATCGCCGCGTACGATCCGGACAAAGGTGTCCAGATAGGCATAAAGCAAGTACTGTCCAACGTATTCTTGCGGCGTGTCTGGGACTTGGAGGATCCTGAACCCTGCGCGTGCGATGAAGTCCTGGAAGTTATCCAAGAGCTGCGCTATCTCCAACGCTCCTGTAGGAGAGAGGTAATCCGTAAAATCTATGTCTTCGGGGAGATATGTCAATTCAAGTCCGTTAATTGTAGGCTTGAATGTCTGGAGGATCCGGTGTTGATAGATCGGATTAACGATCTCACACATTCGATCGTCTCCGTTCTTAATGACGCCATAGGTGACGAGTGCGTTTATAAGTGGATCGTCCGGGTTGAAAGTTAAACCTCTGTCATAAGAGGCAATTCTCATGAGAATTCTTTCAAAGTGCCGATCCCTGCGAACATTGGTTAGGAGATGATCGATGTTAGTGTTGCCTTCCTCAAGAAGCTGCGTATGGGCTTTTGAGAAGTGATCCATCGTAATTGTCTCAGTTTTGGGAATGTTGAGTTCCGCTGTCAGAATTTGTGCGGCGCGGTTGACGAGGAACGGCTGACCAGCCGTCTGTTTGTGGAGGGTCTGAATGACTTCAGGTGCGAAAGGTTGTCCGACCGCATCTGTATACTGTGCGAGGAGTTCACCGACCTGTTCGAGGGTAAAGTTCGGCACGACGAACTCATCTTGGATATTAAAAGGTGAAATAGAGTCGTCATAGTTGAGTTGCCTGATGTTTTTAACGCCGACGATGCCAACGCTGTGAGGACAGTGAAATTCCTCGGAGAGATAGATATAGCGGAGGGCGTAGAGAAAATCGCTCACAATCTCCTCGGGAATGCCGTCAAACTCGTCAATAAAGAGAACAACTCGGTGATGTTTGAGTAGACTCCCTAATTGTTCAAAGAACGCCATCATCGAAAAGTGGTCGGTGAGGGATGTGTTTTCCAAGAATTGTGTGAGTGCGTCAGGCAGTAACTCGCCGCGTTTTTGGAAAACGAATTGGATTTGCCTACGAATCATGTAGAGGAGCTGGGCATAAAAAGCGGGGAGTGCGGCGTTACGCTGGATTTGGAAGTCCAGTTGAATAGGGAAGTAGGAGGGGTCTTCCGTTGTAAGTGTAGCGAGTGCAGCGCGAAAGAAAGTCGTTTTTCCGGTCTGTCGGGGTGCAAAGATGACGATGTATTTTCCATTTTTGATACGCACAATGAAATCAGCGATTTCCTGAGAACGTGTAACGATATAGTTATCATGAGGATTGACAGGACCCTGCGTTCCAAAAGTTCTCACGGTTTTTTTCTTTAGCCAGGGGCATTAATTTAAAAAAAATTGCTTTATATGTGTGTACGTTTTCCTCTGTAGGAGCGAGCTGTGCTCGCGATAGTTGAGAAAAAACGTCAACTTATACCATTTCTAAATAAACGCTTCTCATTAAGGAAAACCCGTTCGTAGTAGCGCAATTCATTGCGCTCTTACATGCGGATACCTCATAGAGTTCCACAATCTCTATAAGGCGACTTTATTTTTCAGATTTGGTATTATGTAAACGAAAATCGAAATCAAAACCGAAAACTAAATAGTCCTGTCCTTTAGCGGTTAGGGGTTGACAATTAATCCATGATCTCCCGACTGTTCTAAGACTCTCTTTGCTCCAGATGGAGTTCATTAAATATTTGGGTAATTGACGGGCAATGAATTGCCCTACTACGAACGGTGTGGCTTGTAGTAGTGCGATTTATCGCACGTCTGGCTGTGGA is a window of Candidatus Poribacteria bacterium DNA encoding:
- a CDS encoding T9SS type A sorting domain-containing protein: MKTFSRLSSFAYFVLVFSGIAFMLVGNLADAQQDGLLVETNKQAGDYAIGDTAEVRFTVTPEAEITLNVSWVGINVTSVVGQGGIIAGPHTSPARYTTDGDTGRLVVTGTVISSGAHVTAVWPEGGNNGLEARALLGGSPDAPRIVVGPPNVNGTGTRSPLQVGDTLTQQIWARDFLPPIITSDLSAWQMEITYNPQILSLVSVTEGDFLEEGGIDALFMADTRTRGKIKAYQARIGRQTTDGVETLTPAVPGVTGSGLLLTVEFKLLEFAEEALGLSNIQLSDSQLTAITDNASQASRESYHVVVNPIVATNRFPAVDVNRDGMVDVMDLVAIAGSLGNVASNPRTDVNNDGFVNALDLMAVASSASWGQAVATINIRSANNPDADGSAPVASVANVTPETIQAWIGLIQVEDDGSAIFNLGIANLEALLASRIPSETKLLLNYPNPFNPETWIPYQLAKATEVTVMIHSMNGSLIRTIELGHQAAGTYKSKSQAAYWDGRNELGEQVASGLYFYTLTAGDFTATHKMLVRK
- a CDS encoding AAA-like domain-containing protein, which gives rise to MRTFGTQGPVNPHDNYIVTRSQEIADFIVRIKNGKYIVIFAPRQTGKTTFFRAALATLTTEDPSYFPIQLDFQIQRNAALPAFYAQLLYMIRRQIQFVFQKRGELLPDALTQFLENTSLTDHFSMMAFFEQLGSLLKHHRVVLFIDEFDGIPEEIVSDFLYALRYIYLSEEFHCPHSVGIVGVKNIRQLNYDDSISPFNIQDEFVVPNFTLEQVGELLAQYTDAVGQPFAPEVIQTLHKQTAGQPFLVNRAAQILTAELNIPKTETITMDHFSKAHTQLLEEGNTNIDHLLTNVRRDRHFERILMRIASYDRGLTFNPDDPLINALVTYGVIKNGDDRMCEIVNPIYQHRILQTFKPTINGLELTYLPEDIDFTDYLSPTGALEIAQLLDNFQDFIARAGFRILQVPDTPQEYVGQYLLYAYLDTFVRIVRGDMFLEVQTGRGRMDLVLLHNQRKYIVETKIWEGNRSYQAGKQQLAAYLKLEGVKEGYYVVFDHRQKPETRVETETVAGVSIRSYVIPIIQAAPSNATVNANTISN
- a CDS encoding LamG domain-containing protein; translation: MKIFSVITFCLLITTAFAHADLMDGLVLSLDEGSGSVTQDFSPNGFEGEVMGGATWIDRQFGKALQFGAAADHVLIEDDAAFHLEGAMTQAAWVQLDRLPNAHAIIFGTRQSGATRHIGFGFGMNPGNGIKVWTNGANGGFKDINDNETELELGRWYYLAYTHTDDNNGLVEIYVDGEVTYSEESGNPVAPAQNTSAVTIGTWGGEAWTGSVDEVRLWERALSADEIQASMDQDATSFLTPIEPKGKLTTSWANIKSNR